The following proteins come from a genomic window of Deinococcus depolymerans:
- a CDS encoding HAMP domain-containing protein yields the protein MKYTVVIRQPVADSMRQVLENQLMERFGLNGEQAQRLSARRSGRLMKPTGRPRAELLLSMFQAVGANVSLEEVREETSLISEPFQGVAPGGRTPGASSFPQTPDETLLAPTNPQPTASQDLADLRASAIWPEVKFADDSAATVPHAEAAGVFPLTPADTADWQNAWQSPPASVLDMGEFTPGLAFTPPSPAAPVDPFATAPGLDPVPAAPAPGGADLGSPFGPGAGTTAVMEPVAVSAPASAPADVWSDFTGALSMPATPAPEATPDVQLRPMDSVVVTPVADLAEVGAQRRSSLGRRMAVGALVPLGLSSALTLGVLALTLPSLQQSLIQRNAQAIAVAVASNIDPTRGYQSIPPQLDALVNNSSVGFVQVELRDGSRYFASQTPAVNNILNARVSDFILESGGRSAFKASLRPADVFAAQAKEMQEMGGTKNDVSRLQQQAADPANQQVTKVNFIVQQVTVVQDGARRSVNIGRAAEDADVLYTVAVGVENSAQESALRRTLALVLLVSLLALGIATYLALRAARLVVRPIEDLVRVADAISMGDLSRPVKAERNDEIGDLAQALERMRLSLDSAMERLRRRKRN from the coding sequence ATGAAGTACACCGTCGTGATCCGGCAACCCGTCGCGGACAGCATGCGTCAGGTTCTGGAAAACCAGCTGATGGAACGCTTCGGCCTGAACGGCGAGCAGGCCCAGCGCCTCAGCGCGCGCCGTTCGGGACGGCTGATGAAACCCACCGGCCGCCCCCGCGCCGAACTGCTGCTCAGCATGTTCCAGGCCGTCGGCGCGAACGTCTCACTCGAAGAGGTCCGCGAGGAGACCAGCCTCATCAGCGAACCCTTCCAGGGCGTCGCCCCCGGCGGCCGCACGCCCGGCGCGTCCAGCTTCCCCCAGACGCCCGACGAGACGCTGCTGGCCCCCACCAACCCGCAACCGACCGCGTCGCAGGACCTCGCGGACCTGCGCGCCTCGGCCATCTGGCCGGAGGTGAAGTTCGCCGACGACAGCGCCGCCACTGTTCCGCACGCCGAGGCAGCCGGCGTGTTCCCGCTGACCCCCGCCGACACCGCCGACTGGCAGAACGCCTGGCAATCCCCTCCCGCCAGCGTGCTCGACATGGGTGAATTCACGCCCGGCCTGGCGTTCACGCCGCCCAGCCCGGCCGCGCCGGTCGATCCCTTCGCCACCGCCCCGGGCCTGGACCCCGTGCCCGCGGCCCCCGCACCGGGCGGCGCGGACCTGGGCAGCCCCTTCGGACCGGGCGCCGGCACCACGGCCGTGATGGAACCCGTCGCGGTGAGCGCGCCGGCCTCCGCCCCGGCGGACGTCTGGAGCGATTTCACGGGCGCACTCAGCATGCCTGCCACGCCCGCCCCGGAAGCCACGCCGGACGTGCAGCTGCGCCCGATGGATTCCGTGGTCGTGACGCCGGTCGCGGATCTCGCCGAGGTGGGGGCCCAGCGGCGCAGCAGCCTGGGCCGGCGCATGGCGGTCGGGGCCCTCGTTCCGCTGGGCCTCAGCAGCGCCCTGACGCTCGGCGTGCTGGCCCTGACCCTCCCGAGCCTGCAGCAGTCGCTGATTCAGCGCAACGCGCAGGCCATCGCGGTGGCGGTCGCCAGCAACATCGACCCGACCCGCGGGTACCAGAGCATTCCCCCTCAGCTTGACGCGCTCGTGAACAACTCCAGCGTGGGCTTCGTGCAGGTCGAACTGCGCGACGGATCGCGTTACTTCGCGAGTCAGACGCCAGCCGTGAACAACATCCTGAACGCCCGGGTCAGCGACTTCATCCTGGAGAGCGGCGGCCGCTCCGCGTTCAAGGCCAGCCTGCGCCCCGCGGACGTGTTCGCCGCGCAGGCCAAGGAAATGCAGGAGATGGGCGGCACCAAGAACGACGTGAGCCGCCTGCAGCAGCAGGCCGCCGACCCCGCCAACCAGCAGGTCACGAAGGTGAACTTCATCGTGCAGCAGGTCACGGTGGTGCAGGACGGCGCACGCCGGAGCGTGAACATCGGCCGCGCCGCCGAGGACGCCGACGTGCTGTACACCGTCGCGGTGGGCGTCGAGAACAGCGCCCAGGAAAGCGCGCTGCGGCGCACGCTGGCGCTGGTGCTGCTGGTGTCGCTGCTGGCGCTGGGAATCGCCACCTACCTCGCGCTGCGCGCCGCGCGGCTGGTCGTGCGTCCCATCGAGGACCTCGTTCGCGTGGCCGACGCCATCAGCATGGGTGACCTCTCGCGCCCGGTGAAGGCGGAACGCAACGACGAGATCGGTGACCTCGCCCAGGCGCTCGAACGCATGCGCCTGAGCCTCGATTCCGCCATGGAACGCCTGCGCCGCCGCAAGCGCAACTGA